A genome region from Variovorax paradoxus includes the following:
- a CDS encoding SWIM zinc finger family protein → MRFQYRYFGHSGAQQTATSTALQFAPDTLRAPVHFVADVNRHLPFREGMSALHDVVVGDLRFQPRDKTAYFEWLAGQESELLAQFMARSDDLKAQMAPLQQELATLRKRKQAVMQPFLGAQKRYFDHLYKVNREAWFVLDPVITVHPDRVFFECFSQDESSYGMFSCSHEAFDRVSDHAFGTTNVDYSESLYDEFQKIRDYKATRLSIDPGGFQVQSENDPAFHEPKIDVPDSWVRGFLQVSSAMLLPAQRLQLHPMDIHNICLVLRRRKERVGPRSLRFILRPGQPVRILFEPWGHEMVCPRSTHSATSDTDIRVWGRRRLLQLERLVPVAQGFTVHLLGTGMPSFWVAQLPGMEFTLGLSGWTANDWSRNGHFELLQPRHTVDQDSQLRVFAALGERWRATTADLAAATGLSTLTVDAALGGYVQAGRVVFDLAHGVWRLRELSREPLPMDRLRYASPEEEAAAELVQARRIANVKTQARADGGFALSGKCKGASGEREYQVSLQLDSDQRVASGECQCSHFVRHRMTKGPCEHMLALRLSANTTITTTTDQQRIANIG, encoded by the coding sequence ATGAGATTCCAGTACCGCTACTTCGGCCACTCCGGCGCGCAGCAGACCGCCACCAGCACCGCGTTGCAATTTGCTCCCGACACGCTGCGCGCGCCGGTGCACTTCGTGGCCGACGTCAACCGGCACCTGCCGTTCCGCGAAGGCATGTCCGCGCTGCACGACGTGGTGGTGGGCGACCTGCGCTTCCAGCCGCGCGACAAGACCGCGTACTTCGAATGGCTCGCCGGCCAGGAGAGCGAACTGCTCGCGCAGTTCATGGCGCGCAGCGACGACCTGAAGGCGCAGATGGCACCGCTGCAGCAGGAACTCGCCACGCTGCGCAAACGCAAGCAGGCCGTGATGCAACCCTTCCTGGGTGCGCAGAAGCGCTACTTCGACCACCTCTACAAGGTGAACCGCGAAGCGTGGTTCGTGCTCGATCCCGTCATCACGGTGCACCCCGACCGCGTCTTCTTCGAGTGCTTCAGCCAGGACGAGTCGAGCTACGGCATGTTCTCGTGCAGCCACGAGGCCTTCGATCGCGTGAGCGACCACGCCTTCGGCACGACCAACGTCGACTACTCCGAGTCGCTGTACGACGAGTTCCAGAAGATCCGCGACTACAAGGCCACGCGGCTGTCCATCGACCCCGGCGGCTTCCAGGTGCAGAGCGAGAACGACCCGGCCTTCCACGAGCCGAAGATCGACGTGCCCGACAGCTGGGTGCGCGGCTTCCTGCAGGTGAGCAGCGCGATGCTGCTGCCCGCGCAGCGCCTGCAGCTGCATCCGATGGACATCCACAACATCTGCCTGGTGCTGCGGCGGCGCAAGGAGCGCGTGGGGCCGCGCTCGCTGCGGTTCATCCTGCGCCCGGGGCAGCCGGTGCGCATCCTCTTCGAGCCCTGGGGGCACGAGATGGTGTGCCCGCGTTCCACGCACAGTGCCACCTCCGACACCGACATCCGCGTCTGGGGCCGGCGCCGGCTGCTGCAGCTCGAGCGCCTGGTGCCGGTGGCCCAGGGCTTCACGGTGCACCTGCTGGGCACCGGCATGCCGAGCTTCTGGGTGGCACAGCTGCCCGGCATGGAGTTCACGCTGGGCCTGTCGGGCTGGACCGCCAACGACTGGTCGCGCAACGGCCACTTCGAATTGCTGCAGCCGCGCCACACGGTCGACCAGGACAGCCAGCTGCGCGTGTTCGCGGCGCTGGGCGAACGCTGGCGCGCCACCACCGCCGACCTGGCCGCCGCCACCGGGCTCTCGACGCTCACTGTGGACGCCGCGCTCGGCGGCTACGTGCAGGCCGGGCGCGTGGTGTTCGACCTGGCGCACGGCGTCTGGCGATTGCGCGAACTGAGCCGCGAGCCACTGCCGATGGACAGGCTGCGCTATGCCAGCCCCGAGGAAGAAGCGGCCGCGGAACTGGTGCAGGCCCGGCGCATCGCCAACGTGAAGACGCAGGCACGCGCCGACGGCGGCTTCGCGCTCAGCGGCAAGTGCAAGGGCGCATCGGGCGAGCGCGAGTACCAGGTGAGCCTGCAGCTCGACAGCGACCAGCGCGTGGCGTCGGGCGAATGCCAATGCAGCCACTTCGTGCGCCATCGCATGACCAAGGGACCGTGCGAGCACATGCTGGCACTGCGGCTTTCAGCCAACACAACGATCACAACGACGACAGATCAGCAAAGGATCGCAAACATCGGCTGA